The following is a genomic window from Butyricimonas faecihominis.
TTCATAATAGCAAAGTTTATTTTTTTTGTTACATAAACTTTGGTGAATTTTATAAAACAGCCATAAAATAACTTAAAAATAAGAATTTTCGGTCAGTTGTAAGGCCAACTTGTTGTTATCAAATAAGTGTTGTTTAAAAGTTAAATCTTCTTAACTATATCCCGTGATAGTTGTATTAGGTAATTTTGTAATTTTGTTACCAATAAACATTGAAAGATTATGGCGCAAACTGAAAGTCAATTAGAAATATATAAGATTATTTTGGGGCGTAAAACCGTTCGTCAAATAATTAGAGAAAAAGCAGAAGCTGATGAAATTACAATTAATACTGATATAGAATATTCTAACTACCTGTTCAGGAAACTGCTTAATAAACTTACAGAAGATGCAGCTTGGACATCTGATAAAACGAAATTAGGTTTGTCTTTGTTTGTTAATGAAGGCGAAGATGTAAATACAATTTTATCAAATCATTCTGAACAGAATTGTATTGAAGGATTTGTTAATGGTGGTCCATATGATAAAATCAAAACTATTGCTCGAACTACAGATGTTTCCCAAAGAGAGCAATTAGGTCGAGATAAAATGGTAACTGAAAGATTTTATATGTATCTTCATTTACCGCTTGGTTCAAAAATAGGATTATTGTTAATTGAGAAGAAAGGAAGTTTGAAGATAAGTTCGGCTGTACAATTTTTGCTTATAGAATTATTGAAAACGCATCGTTCTGCTGTGAAGTTTGAAAGATTTGTACCTAGCAGTTTGATTGAAGAATATAAAAATGGTAGTGTTGTTGATACATTAACCTTTACTGATTATATGACAACAAGTGTCGTTGATGAAGAAGGAGAAGACCCTATCGAAAAACAGTATGGTATCTCTATAAAAATTACTCCTCCAAATGAAGATAAAACAGATTTTGATCTGGTTAATAATATGTTACATGCTCTGAGAGGGGCATCAATGAAATTAGGATTGGTAACAAAGCGGTTATCTGAATTTTCTAGAAAGAATGGGACTTTGAAAAAAGAGAATAAAAGTTATTCTTTTTCTTTGGGGAATGATTTGAAAATAAAGCCAATCATTGAAATTGAAGATCGTTTTCAAGATGCAGAGCTGGGCACCTTGAAGAGGGTAGATATTAAATCTATGTGCGATGAGCTTTTAGGGCAAATTCGTCATGAAATATACACAGTATAGAATAATATTGTTATGAACACTTCAAATTTGTTATTTTACATTCTCAATCTAATTTCAGAAGGGCAAAAATGGCAATATCAGAATGCTACATGTACCAACACAAAACCTAAATTATATTTTACGACTTTACAATGGATTGCTATTTTATTAGCTTCCATTTTTGTATTAACAAATCATTCTGGATTAAGTACTGATATTATTGACTTTTTATTAAGTTCATTAAGTATCATGACAGGTCTTTTTCTTGCTCTTATTGTAATTGTCTATGATAAGTTTAAAGAATTAGACTTTAATGTTGAAACGGATGAGGATAAAATTAACAAATTGAAATCATGGAATTATCTTCGGCAATTTAATGCTTTGACATCGTATTCAATTTTTATTGCTTTAATTGTTATATCAATTCTTATAGGGTCATTATTATATGGGTATCAGATAAATATTTCAAGTATTCATTTAGCAAAGTCATTTAATGAAATAGACGGATGTCTCACTATAAAAATAGCAATAGTCGTTATTGTACGTTTCTGTATGACCTATTTCTTATTGGACTTTTTTATTTTGACAATTTATGCAATTAGCAGTTTATTCCAGTTTATAAATATTGAGATGCTTTCAAAGAAGCCACCTTATAAACTCAATAAAGAAATGGTTCTATCAGATGCAAAAACACTCAAAAAAAAATATCCAACACTTTCTATTGTAGCAAAAGTAATCATCTGGCTTATAGTAATAGGAATTATTATATATGAATTTGAGCGAGTAAGACTAGTTATACAAGAGCTTATTCAATGACTAATATTATGATAAATTCATTAAGTAATGCCATACAAGATGCAATAATAGAAAAACTTCGCCAAATGGGTGAAATTCACTACAATTTAACAAGGTTTACGAAAAAGCCTATAGCAGACAGATTTTCAGTCCCAATATAATCAATATCTAAGTGAAAAATTTTTTGTTTCCATAAAATTTAGAATATTGCCGTATATAGTTATCCAATACTAAATATACAAACAATATCAAGGCAATGGATTCATTTCTATTGCCTTTTTTATTTGGTGGAAAATTATAGTAGATTTAGTTATATATACCTATTCAGAAGAAAACTCACCAACCAGAATATCACAAGTACAAGTACATCTACAATTAAAAAACTTGCTTGTTAGCTCCCCTTATCCCCTAAACTTTTCCAATAGCTATATCTCCACTCTATTTTTTAAGACTCCCCGTAATCTATTTGTCGTTATATTAGATACTTAATATCTTTGTGTCACGTTAAAAATTCCACTTTAAACAACCATATAAATAGTAGATGATTGACCACCATTCCAAATGAAGATCATCTTTACTCCTTGCAGTCCACCCGTGAGGAGTAATTTTTGGTTTTAAAGTGACACCAAGCTAGATACACCATTTAACGAATTAAACCTCTATAAATCATGTACACTTACGAGCAATTAAGACGATTAGCCGTGCAATCAGGTATCCCAGATAACAAGGTATCCATTGGTTTCTGGATAAGGTCTAAAGGACTGAAAAAGATCAAGAAACAGGTAGACAAGGTAAGAAAGATATACTATATACCAGATAAAGATACTAGAATCCAAGTGTTGCCACTTCATAAAGATTAATCTATAAATCTACATGATATAATTGTATTTCATGTAACCTGAGATCGTGACCAGAAATAGAGAGATTATCCATGCATAAAGATCAATATTTAAAAATTGGGGATTTCACTGGGTGTCACTGTTGCGGGTTTGACAGGGTATATACTATTAACTAGTAATACTAATAACTAGTAATGGTGACACGGGCTTGCCAGTCCATGCCACTAACCCAGATACTCTCTTTTAAATACCTATAGATTATCTATATATGGATGTTTAAGTGGTTTATTTATAATGACAAACGAGCAGAAAAAAAGCAGAAAATGTATCATAACAAGAGATATAGCGGGTAAACTAAACTTGGATGAAACTTATGTATTCATGTGGCTACTTTACAAGTCAAATTGCAGGACGGGTGAATCCCATGTATTGAGAAAAACACTTTGTAACGTTACTGGCTTAAAAAATGAAGACACTATTAGCAAATACACGAACAAGTTTAAAGAATTGGAATTCCTAGACAAGTATTCCATTAAAGGGTATAACGAGGAGGCGGGTAGGATCAGCACAAGTATAACTTACACGATAAGCATTCCCACGATGAACTGGGTACGGTTTGATGCCAGTTTATTAACGGAAGAGATTCCAAACAAGTTGAAGGCGTTCTTGGTGTTGCTTAAATGCCTGTGCCTTAACAATACTAATGTCACTTCTTACAGTAAAAACAAGATCGCTCAACTATTAAACATGGATAGAGGAACGGTAAGTAAATACATGGAAATGGCGATAAAAGAGGGCAAGGTCATAGAGATTAACAAGGTGTTTTTTATAACAGATACCAATATAATCATGGACTTACCTCATGTAAAGGATAGCTTCACGTTTTTAGACGGGATCGCAAGAGAGAAGTACAAGATTATTCACGATTATTGTGTAGAGAGGAACGTTGTACCACCACCGTACGATGACAAGCTAATGGAAATATTGTGCCAGTACAGGTATAATCGCCCAGAACCAGATTTAGAAGCTGCAATTTCAAATGAAACAGAAGCAAACTACTATTCTCTAAAGTATAACCTATCCAAGTTATGCCCCAACCTACCAGAACAGGTACATAGCTTGCAATACTTCCTAACTTCCTTGATAAATAGAAAGATATACAAGGAGAGGTTTGCACAAGAAGAGGTAAAAGAGAAGGTAGAGTTATATCTCTAATTCTTGTTTTCCTGTATTTTCCTAAGTTCTATTATGTCGTATAAATCTTTAGGACGTCCAGCCTTGATTTTGCTATTAATCAAATCATTAAAGGCTATCACCTCGTAAGAGAAAGTTTGACCGTTTACTGTATTAGTTGCCGTGTATCTTTGCTCGTAACATTCGGGGAAACTTCTGCCAGGATTAAAAGACGTGATCAATTCGATGTCGATGACAGGGCTGATCTTGATAGATATGTTCTGTTGTCCCCGTTTCACGTCCTCTGGAAAATCATCAAACTCGTAACCCAGTTCATTCAAGGCATCTCGTAAAGCCACTAGATTTGAAGGTGTCGTGTCTATCCAAAAATCGACATCGGCAGAATGGCGTTGATAACCGTAAAAGTTTACAGCTCCCCCACCAACCATTAACATCTTCACGTTATGCTTTTGCGCTAGGGATATGAACATCCACACGTCTTCATCGAAATCGAGACTCATACCTTTCGTTCTAAAATAAAGTTATTGCTATGTTTTTCCCGCTTGGTTTGAAACTTGTTAATCTCTACCATTAAACGCAAGAAGAACAAGAACCTCTCGTTAGGGGTTCTTTCACTGGCTTCCTTTTCTCGTCTAGCTTGGCTTTCTGCCTTTGTTTCAAACCGTATCTCCATGCTTCTCCTTTGATTGATATACAAAGTTAAGAATATATTTCTAAATACAAGGAGAATTAGACTGGTTAAAATAGAGTATCCTCTAAAAAACACCCCCTCCCCTCTAATTTTAGGTTGGTAATATATACAGGTGTGTTCTATACAAGAGTAGTGTAACCTCATGATACCCCTACCCCAAGCCAGATAAAAACCAATTTAATTAATTAAAAATCAATTCAATTATGGACTTAAAAACTTACATTCAAAACAGGGAGGAAACAAGACCTTCCAGTTCTATCGAGATCAATCCAGCCTTGCTAGAACATTTTAAAAATCAGGTGGCAGTAATACCACCCCCAATGAAAGTAGGCGATGAAATGACCGTCATTGACTTCAAGGGGGAGAACCCGCAGCAGTTACAAGTTGTATGCGCCTTGGGAGAGGAAGAGGTGAGGGAGATTAAATACACTCAACTCGTGCGAACTAGCCAAGCGGGAGATGTCACGCCTAACGATATTCCATGCGATCCTATCGTTGAAAAGAAGTACGGTAAAAAGTTACAATTCATCTATTCTTTTGCCAGAAACATGATGCTAGACGCCCTTATCACCACGCTTAAAGACAAGAAAATCGTGTTATGCGGTCAGGTTGAAACACCAGCCGTTTACCGTGGTCAAAGGGCAAAATTACTCGTTAAGAAGTTCGCTCTAGTGGAAGAGTAGTTAAAGATACAGGGACAGCGAGCGCACGGGGAGGGAAACGAGGTTTCGATATTGAAGCGGGGGAAGTCATTCAAGCTTTCCAAGCAGGTAATATAGAGGCACGAAGTTTCTCTTCCCTTGCCAAACCCAACAAGCTAACGTGAGCTTGAATTATTAAAATGACAACGTGATTAAAGTGTAAATAGATCATGAACGAGCAAGTGAAATTACCAGTGGTAGAACTGGTGTACAGGAGGAAACCTTCTAAAAAATACAAGGTTGAATCCGCTAGGGATGCTTACGAGTTACTGGTATCCCCGTTTAAAGATACAATAGAGCATCATATCTCTACAAGAATTATTCTATTAAATGGCAGTAACAAAGTACTAGGTGTATCTACCGTAAGTGAAGGTGCCTTATCTTACAACATTACGGATGTAAGGTTTATATTGCAACTGGCTATACTTTCTAATTGTAAAGGAGTGATCATTTGTATAAACCAACCTTCTGGTGATCTTGAACCCGCTAAACTGGATGATGAACTGGTTGAACAGGTAAAGATCGCACTTTCACATGTAGATATAGATTTACTGGATTACATCTTGTATTGCGAGGAAGACTATTACAGTTATTCAGATAACGGTAAACTTTAGAAATTGGAGTTGGTGAATAATTGACTGGATAGGTATATATGACCAAAGAGAAAGGAAATTCTCACCGCTATTATATACCGTATAGAAGCCTATTTCTCGTTGAATTTCTTAGTTTACTCCAAGTTAAAGAGGAAAAGGAATAACGATAAGTGATAATGAACTTTAAAAATCAAAGTTGGTGAATTTTTGGCTGTATTGGTATATATAGCTTGTAAGGAAGATAATTTCCACCACTATTATACATGGTGTAAAAGTATATTTCCAGTTTAATTTTTTAATTGGCTTGAAGCTAGAGAACAAATAAAACAAGTAAAAGTGATAATGAACTTTAGAAACCAAGGTTGGTGGGAAATTAATGGATTGCATATATAAACTGAAATTTCAAATATTTCCACCACCGTTAAATAGATTAGATTATGAACACGACAACATTAATTCCAAGTCAAAATGAAGGGTTATTGCCAGTTTTATTTGGTAATAATAATACAAGAAAGGAAGAACCTACATACACATCTTATGAAGTAGTGAATGAACCTGTTAGAAAGGACAAAAGGAAAAAACATTTCATTGAAGCTAACACTGAACCCATTGACATGATCCGTTTAAAAAGTGATTGCATCGTCCCAGTGTTCAGCAAGGATAACGAGATGACAATATCTCATCCCTCGTTTATTGAAACGGTACACAAGGTAGCGAGTGAACTGTTTAGAGGGGAAAGCATAGATGAACCAGATATAATGGTAAGTCACGTTATAAAGGGAAGGATACCAGAAGCCATACATAAACCAGTGGCACAATTGTTAGAAAGTGACAAGACAATCTATTACGAGAGAATGGCATTCGCTTTTGAGATTCCTACCATTTATGAAACGATAGACGGTAACAGGGTAAATTTATGTATCACTGGCGTGAGAGCGTATAACAGGGAGAACCTTTATTCAAAGAAAGTGGCAGAGAGGTTTAGTGTCGCTATTGGTTTCCAAAACAAAGTATGTTGTAACCTGTGTACATTTACAGACGGTTTTAAAACAGACCTTAGAGCCACGAGCCAACATGACCTGTTTAGAGAGGTTATGAAGTTATTCCAACAGTACGATGCCAACAAGCATTTACGGTTGATGAAGAGCTTCACTAGTTCTTACTTAACGGAACATCAATTCGCACAGTTCTTGGGGAAAAGCAGGTTGTATCAATGCTTGCCCGCAAAAGAGAAGAAGTTACTTCCCAACATGGAATTGACGGATTCACAGGTGAACATTATTGCCAAGGCGTATTACCATGATGATAACTTTAAAAAGGAACATGGAGAGAACGAGATCAATTTATGGAAATTCTATAACATGCTTACTGGTGCTAACAAGAGCAGTTATATAGATAACTTCCTAGATAGATCGTTAAATTCCACGCAATTAACGGAAGGAATAGATAGGGCGTTACATGGTGATAATACTTATAAATGGTTTATAGAGTAAAACCATTAGAAATTAATTCTTTTAATTCAATTGATTACTCTAAATTTGCCACACAGCAACCCTAAAAGCGTTTGTTAGATGCTGAAATTTGTTTACTTTTGTGTTGTCTTCCAGTTTAACTGGTGGGCAGACATATTGAATTAATGGAAGCGTTTAGCTTTATCCTTAGTAAGGAAAACGACCAATTTTTGAACTGAAAGGATAAGCAGATACAAACGCTCATGCTTGCCGTATATATATCTACTATATACATGGTTTAGCGTGGGGTTGCTGTTTATTTTCAGTTGGGTTACTTGGTCGTTACCTCTTACTAGATAAGCTGACAACTACCACGCTTTCTTGTTTATATTAATTACTTCTTTGGTAGTTGGAAGTAAAGATTAATTATTATCTAAAATGAAAAAGATTTATTTATTGATGATGTTACTTGCTACGGTGTTCGTGGCGTGTTCTGATGATGACGATGAAAAGGATGATGACAAACCAACAGACAAAGTAAAGTTGGTTAGTAAAATTGTTACATCAAGTTCGGAAGGAATAAAAGAGCTTGAAGAAACATTCGAGTATGATTCTCAGGGAAGAATTACTAAATACAAATATTACAATATCGATGAGGCTTATAGTTACACACTTGAATACGTACACGGGGATAAAACGATCACGATGAAAGACTATGAAGATGATGAATTGTACAATACAATCGTATACACTTTAGAGAATGATATGATCGTCGCAAGTTCTGATGATTATAATGGAAAGCCTGTTAAATTCTCGTATAGTGACAAGTATTTGGTGAAAACTGAGAAAGAAGGGGATTCCGAAATTCTTACGTGGAGTAACGAAAATCTTTTGAGAATAGGCAATGATATGTCATTCACTTATACTGAATACGAAAATAAGAGTAATATTGACATCACCTCTATCAACTTTACAGAGGATGCAGAATTTAATGACATTTTATTTAGAAGTGGATACTTCGGTAATAGAAGTAAGAAATTAATCTCAACAGCTAAATCTGAATGGCACGATCTTCTATATCAATATGAATATACCTTCGATAATGAAGGCTATGTTACCACAATAAAGGATATTGAAAATGGCTACACAAAAACGATCACATACAAAGAGTAATTAGTATGGTGTGCTAGCTAGGTGTGAGGGGTGATAGGTTTAGGCTTATCACCCTCTTTTATACATGGTGATAAATTTGAAAAAACTGACTTGTATATGGAAGTTGATAATTTTCCACCAAACACGCCCCTTGAGATATAACATTTGTAATTAAAGAGTTAGATAACATTATTAATCAATGCCTCACAATACTAATTGTCAACCCACACGTCAACCATAGAAAAAAAACAAAAGCATTTTAAGTAAGTGTAAAGCGGTGATGGCTCAGTCGAAGCAAGGGAAAGCGCAGCTTTTCATTGCCGAAGAGAGTCACAGCCTTCCAAGCTGGGGGTCGCGGGTTTGAGTCCCGTTTTCCGCTCTCATTTTAAAGCACTTACGATTGTAGGTGCTTTTTTCATTTCAGGCCATTTTCATGGTTTTTACCCCCTCATGTAAGCAATGATGTAAGCAAAATCCCCCCCCGTGTAAACCAAGATGTAAACCCAATCATTATCCGGCTCCTCGTGTGTGCGTTAAAATAAAAGAAGTAATAGTAATCCTACCGAGAATTAAGAGAGAAGGTACCTCTTTTTCGAAACTGATTCAGAGCTTACTCGTGGCTCATGCAGCCCAGATAAAATAAGTTCCGGTTAAGCTCTGAATAAGCAATGAACGAGAGGTAGTTTCTCCATTACTTCACGGTTAGATTACACTTGGTTCTCTACATAAACTGGAAGGCTAAACAAAATGAATTTGTTCAAAAGTGCCTTTGATGGATTTTCAACAGATCATTTTTTATAAGATGATAAAAAAACATTTATACTTCTATATACCTGCTCACCCCAATTTCATCCATAAAACTCCGATCATGCGAGACGGCAATCACTGTTCCCCGGTAATCCTTAATAGTCGAAGTTATAATTTCAATATTCAATATATCCAGATTATTCGTAGGTTCATCCAACACAAATACGTCAGGCGTGTTATTACCGATCATCAGACAACACAACACGAGACGCATCCGCTCTCCTCCACTCAATTTACAACAAGGTTTATCCCAGACCTCCCGGGGAAACAAGAAACGATTCAATCGTATCTTCAACTCATGCTCCGGGATATTCTGCTCGTTAAAACCT
Proteins encoded in this region:
- a CDS encoding nucleotidyl transferase AbiEii/AbiGii toxin family protein; this encodes MSLDFDEDVWMFISLAQKHNVKMLMVGGGAVNFYGYQRHSADVDFWIDTTPSNLVALRDALNELGYEFDDFPEDVKRGQQNISIKISPVIDIELITSFNPGRSFPECYEQRYTATNTVNGQTFSYEVIAFNDLINSKIKAGRPKDLYDIIELRKIQENKN
- a CDS encoding JAB domain-containing protein, with the translated sequence MNEQVKLPVVELVYRRKPSKKYKVESARDAYELLVSPFKDTIEHHISTRIILLNGSNKVLGVSTVSEGALSYNITDVRFILQLAILSNCKGVIICINQPSGDLEPAKLDDELVEQVKIALSHVDIDLLDYILYCEEDYYSYSDNGKL
- a CDS encoding DUF3871 family protein — protein: MNTTTLIPSQNEGLLPVLFGNNNTRKEEPTYTSYEVVNEPVRKDKRKKHFIEANTEPIDMIRLKSDCIVPVFSKDNEMTISHPSFIETVHKVASELFRGESIDEPDIMVSHVIKGRIPEAIHKPVAQLLESDKTIYYERMAFAFEIPTIYETIDGNRVNLCITGVRAYNRENLYSKKVAERFSVAIGFQNKVCCNLCTFTDGFKTDLRATSQHDLFREVMKLFQQYDANKHLRLMKSFTSSYLTEHQFAQFLGKSRLYQCLPAKEKKLLPNMELTDSQVNIIAKAYYHDDNFKKEHGENEINLWKFYNMLTGANKSSYIDNFLDRSLNSTQLTEGIDRALHGDNTYKWFIE
- a CDS encoding DUF4595 domain-containing protein, whose product is MKKIYLLMMLLATVFVACSDDDDEKDDDKPTDKVKLVSKIVTSSSEGIKELEETFEYDSQGRITKYKYYNIDEAYSYTLEYVHGDKTITMKDYEDDELYNTIVYTLENDMIVASSDDYNGKPVKFSYSDKYLVKTEKEGDSEILTWSNENLLRIGNDMSFTYTEYENKSNIDITSINFTEDAEFNDILFRSGYFGNRSKKLISTAKSEWHDLLYQYEYTFDNEGYVTTIKDIENGYTKTITYKE